From a single Pelodiscus sinensis isolate JC-2024 chromosome 4, ASM4963464v1, whole genome shotgun sequence genomic region:
- the LOC102446309 gene encoding olfactory receptor 5AR1-like: MEEGNHSVVTEFILSGLTDRPELQLPLFWVFLLIYVLTLVGNGGMILLIMSDPRLHTPMYFFLGNLSFCDLCYPSVIAPKMLQIFLAEQKSISHTACAVQMYFFIAFQDIECFLLAVMAYDRYVAICNPLLYMVTMSRQRCNLLLAGVYVVGLVDSMTHTCLTFRLSFCGSSIINHFFCDMPPLLALSCSDTRINEIVMFAFTCFITLNSGVTILLSYVYIFSTILQIRSAEGRRKAFSTCTFHLIAVVIFYGSLLFTYLRPTSSYSMDVDKIASVFYTLVIPFLNPLIYSLRNTEVKDALRKAMKKLLTIS, translated from the coding sequence atggaagagggaaatcactcggtggtgactgagttcattctctcaggactcACAGATCGTCCGGAGCTGCAGCTCCCTCTGTTTTGGGTGTTCCTCCTGATTTATGTTCTCACTCTGGTGGGAAATGGGGGAATGATCTTGTTAATTATGAGTGACccccgactccacacccccatgtactttttccttgggaatttgtctttctgtgatctctgctatcCCTCAGTAATTGCCCCTAAGATGCTGCAAATTTTCTTAGCTGAGCAGAAAAGCATTTCTCACACTGCCtgtgctgtgcaaatgtatttctttATCGCTTTTCAAGATATTGAGTGtttcttgctggctgtgatggcgtatgaccgttatgtggccatctgtaacccgctgctcTATATGGTCACCATGTCCAGACAGCGTTgtaacctgctgctggctggggtgTATGTGGTGGGCTTGGTAGATTCTATGACACACACATGTCTGACATTCAGGCTATCATTCTGCGGCTCCAGCATCATCAATCATTTCTTCTGTGACATGCCCCCGCTGCTggcgctctcctgctctgacacccgcaTCAATGAGATCGTGATGTTTGCCTTCACGTGCTTCATTACTCTGAACAGCGGTGTGACCATTCTCCTGTCCTATGTCTATATCTTCTCCACGATCCTGCAGATCCGCTCTGCCGAGGGCCgacgcaaagccttctccacctgcacttTCCACTTGATTGCGGTGGTCATATTTTATGGCAGTCTCCTATTTACGTATTTACGACCCACCTCCAGCTATTCCATGGACGTAGACAAAATAGCCTCCGTGTTCTACACACTGGTGATCCCTTttttgaaccccctcatctacagcctaaGGAACACAGAGGTGAAGGATGCTCTGAGGAAAGCAATGAAAAAACTCCTAACCATTAGCTGA
- the LOC102446545 gene encoding olfactory receptor 5AR1-like: MEEGNHSVVTEFILSGLTDRPQLQVPLFVLFLLIYVTTLVWNGGMILLITIDPQLHTPMYFFLRNLSFCDLCCSTVIAPKMLQNFLAEQKSISYTACAAQMYFFFSFEDIECVLLAVMAYDRYVAICNPLQYRVTMSTQRCHLLVALCYAVGIVDSMIQTCFTFRLSFCHSNIINHFFCDMPPLLALSCSDTSISEILLFALSGCILVGSIVTVLLSYIYIIATTLKIRSAEGRRKAFSTCAFHLIAVGMFHGSELFMYLRPPSSYSLDTDKIASVFYTVLIPLLNPLIYSLRNTEVQGALRKVINKLLTKS, encoded by the coding sequence atggaagagggaaatcactcggtggtgactgagttcattctctcaggtCTGACAGATCGTCCACAGCTGCAGGTCCCTCTGTTTGTAttgttcctactgatttatgttaCCACCCTGGTCTGGAACGGGGGGATGATCTTATTAATCACCATTGACCCAcaactccacacccccatgtactttttcctcagaaatttgtctttctgtgatctctgctgttcCACAGTAATAGCCCCCAagatgctgcagaatttcttGGCTGAGCAGAAAAGCATTTCTTACACTGCCTGCGCTGCGcaaatgtatttctttttctcttttgaaGATATTGAGTGtgtcttgctggctgtgatggcgtatgaccgttatgtggccatctgtaacccccTGCAGTATAGGGTCACCATGTCCACGCAGCGTTGTCACCTGCTGGTGGCTTTGTGCTATGCTGTGGGGATTGTGGATTCAATGATACAAACATGTTTTACATTCCGGCTCTCATTCTGCCATTCCAACATCATCAaccatttcttctgtgacatGCCCCCGCTGCTggcgctctcctgctctgacactaGCATCAGTGAGATTTTGTTATTTGCTTTGAGTGGCTGCATTTTAGTGGGAAGCATTGTGACTGTCCTTCTCTCCTACATCTATATCATTGCCACAACCTTGAAGATCCGCTCTGCCGAGGGCCggcgcaaagccttctccacctgcgcttTCCACTTGATCGCAGTGGGCATGTTTCATGGGTCTGAACTCTTCATGTATTTACGGCCCCCCTCCAGCTATTCCTTGGACACGGACAAAATAGCCTCAGTGTTTTACACGGTGCTGATCCCCTTGTTGaatcccctcatctacagcctgaggaacacaGAAGTGCAGGGCGCCTTGAGGAAAGTCATCAATAAACTCCTAACCAAGTCTTGA
- the LOC102446791 gene encoding olfactory receptor 8U3-like, whose product MEKGNQTVVNEFILSGLTNIPDLQVPLFWVFLLIYVITLIGNGGMILLITIDSRLHTPMYFFLKSLSFCDLCYSTLIAPKMLQNFLAERKVISWPACAVQMYLNGALSDTECLLLAVMAYDRYMAICNPLLYRATMSRRFCSQLVAGVCAVGLVESMIVTCLTFRLSFCRSNVINHFFCDMAPLLVLACSDTHINENLVMISTCFIVLCSVVTILLSYACSISAILQIHSVEGRRKAFSTCASHLTLVVMFYGTFLFMYLRPISTYSMDTDKMASILYTLVITMLNPFIYSLRNREVKDALKKAMKKLLSTS is encoded by the coding sequence ATGGAAAAGGGAAATCAAACGGTGGTGAatgagttcattctctcaggactgacTAATATTCCAGATCTACAGGTCCCCCTGTTTTGGgtgttcctactgatttatgttaTCACCTTGATAGGGAACGGGGGGATGATCTTGTTAATCACAATTGACtcccgactccacacccccatgtactttttcctcaagagtttgtctttctgtgatctctgctattCCACGCTAATTGCCCCTAAGATGCTACAGAATTTCTTAGCTGAGAGGAAAGTTATTTCCTGGCCTGCCTGCGCTGTGCAAATGTATCTCAACGGCGCCCTTTCAGATACTGAGTGTCTTTTGCTAGctgtgatggcgtatgaccggtacatggccatctgtaacccgctgctcTATAGGGCTACCATGTCCAGGCGGTTCTGTagccagctggtggctggggtgtgtgCTGTGGGCTTGGTGGAGTCCATGATAGTCACCTGTCTGACATTCCGGCTGTCATTCTGCCGCTCCAATGTCATCAATCATTTCTTCTGTGACATGGCCCCACTACTGGTGCTCGCCTGCTCTGACACTCACATCAATGAGAATTTGGTAATGATCTCCACATGCTTCATTGTGTTGTGCAGTGTTGTGACCATCCTCCTCTCCTATGCCTGTAGCATCTCCGCCATCCTGCAGATCCACTCTGTCGAAGGCCGGCGCAAAGCCTTCTCTACCTGTGCTTCTCACTTGACTCTGGTGGTCATGTTTTATGGCACCTTCCTCTTTATGTATTTACGACCCATCTCCACCTATTCCATGGACACAGACAAAATGGCCTCCATCTTGTACACACTGGTGATCACTATGTTGAACCCTTTCATCTATAGCTTGAGGAACAGGGAAGTGAAGGACGCCCTGAAGAAAGCCATGAAGAAACTCCTAAGCACTTCTTGA
- the LOC142829331 gene encoding olfactory receptor 5AR1-like has product MAYDRYVAICNPLFYRANMSRRFCNQLVAGASAFGWVDSMINTCLTFQLSFCHSNVINHFCCDIPPLLALSCSDTYINEMLVLTITYFTGCSSVVIILLSYVYIISSILQICSAKGRCKAFSTCICHLTLVVMFYGTALFMYLRPISSYSMDTDKMASVFYMLVTPMLHPLIYSLRNREVKDALRKAMNKFLSTS; this is encoded by the coding sequence ATGGcctatgaccgttatgtggccatctgtaacccgctgtTCTATAGGGCCAACATGTCCAGAAGGTTCTGtaaccagctggtggctggggcgAGTGCTTTTGGCTGGGTGGATTCCATGATAAACACGTGTTTGACATTCCAGCTGTCTTTCTGCCACTCCAATGTCATCAATCATTTCTGCTGTGACATCCCCCCACTTTTggcgctctcctgctctgacacctaCATCAATGAGATGCTGGTATTGACCATCACATACTTCACTGGGTGCAGCAGTGTTGTGATCATCCTCCTCTCCTATGTCTATATCATCTCCAGCATCCTGCAGATCTGCTCTGCCAAGGGCCGGtgtaaagccttctccacctgcattTGCCACTTGACTCTGGTGGTCATGTTTTATGGCACTGCCCTTTTCATGTATTTACGACCCATCTCCAGCTATTCCATGGACACAGACAAAATGGCCTCGGTGTTCTACATGCTGGTGACCCCCATGTTgcaccccctcatctacagcctgaggaacagggaggtgaaggacgccCTCAGGAAAGCCATGAACAAATTCCTAAGCACTTCTTGA